A single region of the Carassius gibelio isolate Cgi1373 ecotype wild population from Czech Republic chromosome A14, carGib1.2-hapl.c, whole genome shotgun sequence genome encodes:
- the LOC128027322 gene encoding E3 ubiquitin-protein ligase synoviolin, whose translation MVRAALVTATSLVLTGAVVAHAYFLKVQFYPTVVYLTKSSPSMAVIYIQAFVLVFLLGKLMRKVFFGQLRAAEMEHLIERSWYAVTETCLAFTVFRDDFSPRFVALFTLLLFLKCFHWLAEDRVDFMERSPNISWVFHFRVLSLMVLLGVLDFLFVNHACHSIITRGASVQLVFGFEYAILMTMVLTTFIKYTLHTVDLQSENPWDNKAVYMLYTELFTGFIKVILYMAFMTIMIKVHTFPLFAIRPMYLAMRQFKKAVTDAIMSRRAIRNMNTLYPDATPEDLQATDNVCIICREEMVTGAKKLPCNHIFHSSCLRSWFQRQQTCPTCRMDVLRASQPNQTPAPAPAQAPVPAAPANAPVPPPVNVAPGMMPQFPPGLFPFWGPLPGAPPPPAAPGAQAATDAPQTSAAATPAQGAESGASSSTQPNADSASAAPGAMPGFPFSMPPPFPSAPWLPMPPPPPFMSSMPPPPSTLSTMSEAELRELEQEGRRGLEARLQCLHNIHTLLDAAMLNIHHYLSTVATLSPPRSETNAGETSTSANVESSSSTGNTETPSQENEAQSDGSVNGATGFSPPDSTTGVDKDRKEGDEDEDDSEPNAAELRRRRLRKLETTNTPDH comes from the exons ATGGTGCGAGCCGCTCTGGTGACAGCCACCAGTTTGGTGCTGACTGGTGCAGTGGTGGCTCATGCGTACTTCCTCAAGGTCCAGTTCTACCCCACTGTGGTGTACCTCACTAAGAGCAGTCCTAGCATGGCA GTTATATACATTCAGGCTTTCGTTTTGGTTTTCCTTTTGGGGAAATTAATGCGGAAGGTGTTTTTCGGGCAACTGAGAGCTGCTGAGATGGAG CACCTGATTGAACGCTCCTGGTACGCCGTGACCGAGACCTGTTTGGCTTTTACAGTCTTCAGGGATGATTTCTCTCCTCGCTTTGTGGCCCTCTTCACTCTGTTGCTTTTCCTCAAGTGTTTCCACTGGCTGGCTGAAGACAGGGTGGACTTT ATGGAAAGGAGTCCCAATATCTCATGGGTCTTCCACTTCAGAGTTCTCT CCCTGATGGTGCTGCTGGGAGTGTTGGACTTTCTGTTTGTCAATCATGCGTGTCACAGCATCATAACCAGAGGAGCGTCAGTGCAGCTGGTTTTTGGATTTGAG TATGCGATTCTGATGACTATGGTCCTCACCACCTTCATCAAGTACACCTTGCACACAGTTGATCTGCAGAGTGAGAATCCGTGGGACAACAAGGCCGTCTACATGCTCTACACCGAGCTCTTCACAG GTTTCATCAAGGTGATTTTGTATATGGCGTTCATGACCATAATGATAAAGGTGCACACCTTCCCTCTGTTTGCCATCCGACCCATGTATCTGGCAATGAG GCAATTCAAGAAGGCAGTAACAGACGCCATCATGTCTCGACGAGCCATTCGTAATATGAATACTCT CTATCCAGATGCCACCCCTGAAGACTTGCAAGCCACTGATAATGTGTGCATCATTTGCAGAGAAGAGATGGTGACCGGAGCCAAGAAACTGCCGTGCAACCACATCTTTCACTCAAG TTGCCTTCGCTCCTGGTTCCAGAGACAGCAGACGTGTCCGACGTGTCGTATGGATGTCCTCCGAGCGTCCCAGCCGAACCAGACTCCTGCCCCAGCTCCCGCACAAGCACCTGTCCCTGCTGCTCCTGCTAATGCCCCCGTGCCTCCACCTGTCAATG TTGCTCCAGGAATGATGCCTCAGTTTCCTCCGGGTCTGTTTCCATTTTGGGGTCCCTTACCAGGCGcgcctcctcctcctgctgctccGGGAGCACAGGCAGCTACTGATGCACCACAGACCAGCGCCGCTGCAACACCGGCACAGGGAGCAG AATCAGGAGCCAGCAGCTCGACCCAGCCGAATGCAGACAGCGCCTCTGCTGCCCCCGGAGCAATGCCTGGATTCCCCTTCTCCATGCCTCCACCTTTCCCATCAGCTCCGTGGCTCCCGATGCCTCCACCTCCACCCTTCA TGTCATCCATGCCACCGCCTCCGTCGACTCTGTCCACCATGTCCGAGGCCGAGCTCAGGGAGCTGGAGCAGGAGGGCAGGCGAGGTTTGGAAGCCAGGTTGCAGTGCCTTCACAACATCCACACATTACTGGATGCCGCCATGCTCAACATTCATCACTACCTCAGCACGGTGGCCACATTAAG TCCTCCAAGATCAGAAACCAACGCTGGTGAGACGAGTACATCAGCGAATGTGGAGTCCTCTTCCTCCACGGGCAACACCGAAACTCCCAGTCAGGAGAACGAGGCTCAGAGCG ATGGATCTGTAAATGGAGCGACAGGCTTTTCTCCACCAGACTCAACCACAGGTGTGGACAAAGACAGGAAGGAGGGAGATGAAGACGAGGATGACAGCGAGCCAAATGCCGCCGAGTTGAGACGACGTCGTCTGCGTAAACTGGAGACCACTAATACTCCTGACCACTGA
- the LOC128027324 gene encoding integral membrane protein GPR137, whose product MHIPVPPSPIKPAVAPSVQLGVTVLYTCLYGGLFLVVYVQLWLLLLYRHKRWSYQSIFLFLCLFWAALRTALFSFYFHNALAANLLPTPVYWLLYCFPVCLQFFTLSLFNLYFTQELLKVRSVFSVEPRKGLWVARCVYASMSVIFLCVNIVCASLGQHGSSDGAGDNTWRLVLVRVLVNDLLFILEAVCLATSLLLLTRSSHPTTPYTRSKGLCRTVVLGAGVILLFSSRACYNLAVLVLSQNHKVEAFDYDWYNISDQADLQSELGDRGYIIFGAVLFIWELLPTSLLILIFRVRQPPQEKNCSPAMCNTRGSRSYFFDDPRGMDDTGALWSHSINPHSSWFGSSETTPLLFNRTPQSNQHHSLYSTPQT is encoded by the exons ATGCACATTCCGGTTCCACCTTCGCCCATAAAACCCGCCGTGGCCCCATCAGTACAGCTGGGGGTCACGGTTCTTTACACTTGTCTTTATGGGGGTTTGTTTTTAGTCGTATACGTTCAGCTTTGGTTGCTGTTACTCTACCGGCATAAGCGATGGAGCTACCAGagtatttttctgtttctttgcctGTTCTGGGCAGCGCTTCGCACAGCACTCTTCtcgttttattttcataatgcCCTTGCGGCCAACCTCCTGCCCACTCCAGTCTACTGGCTCCTTTACTGCTTCCCAGTGTGCTTACAGTTCTTTACCCTGAGCCTCTTCAACCTTTACTTCACTCAG GAGCTGCTCAAAGTTAGAAGCGTATTCAGTGTTGAGCCCAGGAAAGGACT ATGGGTGGCACGGTGTGTGTATGCCAGCATGAGCGTCATCTTCCTGTGTGTCAATATAGTTTGCGCAAGCCTCGGACAGCATGGCTCTTCCGATGGAGCTGGAGACAATACTTGGAGGCTGGTTCTGGTTCGGGTGCTGGTTAATGACCTGCTATTCATTCTAGAAGCTGTGTGTCTGGCCACGTCTCTGCTCCTCTTAACTCGGTCCTCGCACCCTACCACTCCTTATACACGCAGTAAG GGGCTTTGTCGGACTGTGGTGCTGGGGGCAGGTGTCATCTTGCTCTTCTCTAGCAGGGCATGCTACAATCTTGCTGTGCTGGTTTTGTCTCAGAATCATAAAGTCGAGGCGTTTGACTATGACTGGTACAACATCTCTGATCAG GCTGACCTTCAGAGTGAGCTCGGAGACAGAGGCTACATTATCTTCGGAGCTGTTCTCTTTATTTGGGAGCTGCTTCCTACCAGCCTGCTCATTCTCATCTTCAGAGTTCGCCAGCCTCCTCAAGAAAAG AACTGCAGCCCAGCGATGTGCAACACACGAGGCTCGCGCTCATATTTCTTTGACGATCCTCGTGGAATGGATGACACAGGTGCTCTCTGGAGTCACAGCATCAATCCTCACAGCAG CTGGTTTGGATCCAGTGAGACGACTCCACTCCTCTTCAACCGGACTCCGCAGAGCAACCAGCACCACTCTCTCTACTCCACTCCTCAGACCTGA
- the LOC128027321 gene encoding 5'-3' exonuclease PLD3 isoform X2 — MEPEDVHFRSAEHLIGEEENEKAAFERKEDGEEHRKSGRAPLSRIPTFQSSVGRKRVTVQTAESSPKTDGSIRPGQKEGAGSTEAGRVKMLGSGGREKGLPVPSVRLHTSLADVLPQGDILGRASSVLAPKVNQGLDQTPEITEDSDHSDQVDMSLKRPPLRNVYETSDLVLEPVSEFETASGEIISEDEQMSAQDAVVEDLSSCSSVDQHEASDQACEEDTLREDFEKGGVSQSHWTGENSITANDVKCVERVPDEDDGSILSGQDETTKIQEPSESKKGFKEAQQGSQTADTSLKKKNKTKPCTASKTKGRSFSLFCLLPTILLLLGGFASHVWQYGVPKSVSHLMSQLELHWLESFWMPQETCISDCRLTLVESVPEGLSFPSGSPHLPSISDTWIHLLNKANRSVHIGAFYFTLRDSDLGLTEPSSVLGKKVFERLKQLEPNGVKLKIAVNAPQSYIADADELVATGAEVRGVDLQSITGGILHTKLWVVDKKHMYLGSANMDWRSLSQVKEVGVSVEDCSCLAQDASRIFDMYWDIGAQKNGSLPPFWPGRFSALSSSKYPLAVKFNGVPARVYLSSSPPPLSSHGRSDDLSSILSVIADAERFIYVSVMDYLPMSQFTEPIRFWPVIDSALREAACTRGVEVKLLVSCWSHSPGAMFVFLQSLSVLNKPPLSCNIHAKVFEVPSTREQQRIPFARVNHAKYMVTDRVVYIGTSNWSENYFTQTAGVGLVVNQTGSAVGQGQQTIQSQMQEVFQRDWHSEYAQTLTDVHAEHCSGKKLT; from the exons ATG GAACCAGAGGATGTACATTTCAGGTCAGCAGAACATTTGATAGGTGAAGAAGAGAACGAGAAAGCAGCATTCGAGAGGAAGGAGGATGGGGAGGAGCACCGTAAATCAGGGAGAGCACCGCTGTCCCGCATCCCTACCTTTCAAAGCTCCGTGGGCCGCAAGCGAGTCACCGTCCAGACTGCAGAGTCATCACCGAAGACGGATGGATCTATCCGGCCGGGCCAGAAAGAGGGAGCTGGCTCTACGGAGGCTGGAAGAGTGAAAATGTTAGGATCTGGAGGGAGAGAAAAAGGCCTGCCCGTCCCATCGGTTCGTTTACACACAAGCCTCGCTGATGTTCTCCCTCAAGGTGATATCTTGGGTCGCGCCTCCTCTGTTTTAGCTCCGAAGGTGAATCAAGGTCTTGATCAAACACCTGAGATTACAGAAGACTCTGATCACTCTGATCAGGTTGATATGTCACTGAAACGACCCCCACTCAGGAATGTCTATGAGACCTCTGATCTTGTCTTAGAGCCTGTTTCTGAATTTGAAACCGCGAGCGGAGAAATCATCTCAGAAGATGAGCAGATGTCGGCGCAGGATGCCGTCGTAGAGGATCTGAGCTCATGCTCTTCTGTTGATCAGCATGAAGCATCTGATCAAGCTTGTGAAGAAGATACTTTGCGAGAGGACTTTGAAAAAGGAGGTGTATCCCAGTCACACTGGACAGGAGAAAATAGCATAACAGCGAATGATGTGAAATGTGTGGAACGTGTTCCAGATGAGGATGATGGATCCATACTTAGTGGTCAAGATGAAACTACTAAGATCCAGGAACCTTCAGAAAGTAAAAAAGGCTTTAAAGAAGCACAACAGGGAAGCCAAACTGCAGAtacttcactcaaaaaaaaaaacaagaccaaaCCGTGTACAGCCTCCAAG ACAAAAGGAAGGAGCTTTTCCCTTTTCTGTCTCCTGCCCACCATTCTCCTCCTTTTGGGTGGATTTGCATCGCACGTCTGGCAGTATGGAGTCCCTAAATCTGTGTCACACCTGATGTCACAACTGGAGCTGCACTGGTTGGAAAGTTTCTGGATGCCTCAAGAGACATGCATATCTGACTGTAG GCTTACTCTTGTTGAGAGTGTCCCTGAGGGCCTCAGCTTCCCTTCCGGCTCGCCACACCTGCCGAGCATTTCAGACACTTGGATTCATCTGTTAAACAAAGCAAACCGCTCTGTCCACATCGGTGCTTTCTATTTCACTCTCCGTGATTCAGACCTAGGCCTTACGGAGCCCTCGTCAGTTCTG GGCAAAAAAGTGTTCGAACGACTAAAGCAACTGGAACCAAATGGAGTGAAGTTGAAGATTGCTGTAAACGCCCCTCAGTCATACATTGCAGACGCAGACGAACTGGTGGCAACAG GGGCTGAGGTCAGGGGAGTTGACCTGCAAAGCATCACTGGAGGCATTTTGCACACCAAACTATGGGTTGTGGATAAGAAACACATGTATTTAGGCAGCGCAAACATGGATTGGCGTTCACTTTCCCAG GTGAAAGAGGTTGGCGTGTCTGTGGAAGACTGCAGCTGTCTGGCACAGGACGCCTCACGGATATTTGACATGTACTGGGACATTGGAGCTCAGAAGAATGGCTCTCTACCTCCTTTCTGGCCGGGCCGTTTCTCCGCCCTCTCCAGTTCTAAGTACCCATTAGCTGTTAAATTCAACGGTGTCCCTGCACGTGTCTATTTGTCT AGTTCCCCTCCTCCTTTATCATCACATGGCCGTTCTGACGATCTCTCAAGCATCCTGTCAGTAATCGCTGATGCTGAGCGCTTCATCTATGTGTCTGTGATGGATTACCTTCCCATGTCTCAGTTCACCGAGCCCATTCG GTTTTGGCCTGTCATCGACTCGGCCCTGCGGGAGGCAGCTTGTACGAGAGGTGTCGAGGTGAAGCTGCTGGTCAGTTGTTGGAGTCATTCTCCTGGTGCCATGTTTGTTTTCCTCCAGTCTTTATCGGTCCTCAACAAGCCCCCTCTGAGCTGCAACATTCATGCT aaAGTTTTTGAGGTGCCGTCGACCCGAGAGCAGCAGAGGATCCCGTTTGCACGTGTCAACCATGCCAAGTACATGGTGACTGACCGAGTTGTTTACATTG GAACTTCCAACTGGTCTGAGAATTACTTCACCCAGACGGCCGGGGTTGGGCTTGTCGTGAATCAGACAGGTTCTGCAGTAGGGCAGGGCCAGCAAACCATTCAGAGCCAGATGCAGGAGGTTTTCCAGAGGGATTGGCATTCAGAATACGCTCAAACCCTCACTGATGTTCACGCGGAGCACTGCAGCGGAAAAAAGCTTACATAA
- the LOC128027321 gene encoding 5'-3' exonuclease PLD3 isoform X1: MEPEDVHFRSAEHLIGEEENEKAAFERKEDGEEHRKSGRAPLSRIPTFQSSVGRKRVTVQTAESSPKTDGSIRPGQKEGAGSTEAGRVKMLGSGGREKGLPVPSVRLHTSLADVLPQGDILGRASSVLAPKVNQGLDQTPEITEDSDHSDQVDMSLKRPPLRNVYETSDLVLEPVSEFETASGEIISEDEQMSAQDAVVEDLSSCSSVDQHEASDQACEEDTLREDFEKGGVSQSHWTGENSITANDVKCVERVPDEDDGSILSGQDETTKIQEPSESKKGFKEAQQGSQTADTSLKKKNKTKPCTASKQTKGRSFSLFCLLPTILLLLGGFASHVWQYGVPKSVSHLMSQLELHWLESFWMPQETCISDCRLTLVESVPEGLSFPSGSPHLPSISDTWIHLLNKANRSVHIGAFYFTLRDSDLGLTEPSSVLGKKVFERLKQLEPNGVKLKIAVNAPQSYIADADELVATGAEVRGVDLQSITGGILHTKLWVVDKKHMYLGSANMDWRSLSQVKEVGVSVEDCSCLAQDASRIFDMYWDIGAQKNGSLPPFWPGRFSALSSSKYPLAVKFNGVPARVYLSSSPPPLSSHGRSDDLSSILSVIADAERFIYVSVMDYLPMSQFTEPIRFWPVIDSALREAACTRGVEVKLLVSCWSHSPGAMFVFLQSLSVLNKPPLSCNIHAKVFEVPSTREQQRIPFARVNHAKYMVTDRVVYIGTSNWSENYFTQTAGVGLVVNQTGSAVGQGQQTIQSQMQEVFQRDWHSEYAQTLTDVHAEHCSGKKLT, from the exons ATG GAACCAGAGGATGTACATTTCAGGTCAGCAGAACATTTGATAGGTGAAGAAGAGAACGAGAAAGCAGCATTCGAGAGGAAGGAGGATGGGGAGGAGCACCGTAAATCAGGGAGAGCACCGCTGTCCCGCATCCCTACCTTTCAAAGCTCCGTGGGCCGCAAGCGAGTCACCGTCCAGACTGCAGAGTCATCACCGAAGACGGATGGATCTATCCGGCCGGGCCAGAAAGAGGGAGCTGGCTCTACGGAGGCTGGAAGAGTGAAAATGTTAGGATCTGGAGGGAGAGAAAAAGGCCTGCCCGTCCCATCGGTTCGTTTACACACAAGCCTCGCTGATGTTCTCCCTCAAGGTGATATCTTGGGTCGCGCCTCCTCTGTTTTAGCTCCGAAGGTGAATCAAGGTCTTGATCAAACACCTGAGATTACAGAAGACTCTGATCACTCTGATCAGGTTGATATGTCACTGAAACGACCCCCACTCAGGAATGTCTATGAGACCTCTGATCTTGTCTTAGAGCCTGTTTCTGAATTTGAAACCGCGAGCGGAGAAATCATCTCAGAAGATGAGCAGATGTCGGCGCAGGATGCCGTCGTAGAGGATCTGAGCTCATGCTCTTCTGTTGATCAGCATGAAGCATCTGATCAAGCTTGTGAAGAAGATACTTTGCGAGAGGACTTTGAAAAAGGAGGTGTATCCCAGTCACACTGGACAGGAGAAAATAGCATAACAGCGAATGATGTGAAATGTGTGGAACGTGTTCCAGATGAGGATGATGGATCCATACTTAGTGGTCAAGATGAAACTACTAAGATCCAGGAACCTTCAGAAAGTAAAAAAGGCTTTAAAGAAGCACAACAGGGAAGCCAAACTGCAGAtacttcactcaaaaaaaaaaacaagaccaaaCCGTGTACAGCCTCCAAG CAGACAAAAGGAAGGAGCTTTTCCCTTTTCTGTCTCCTGCCCACCATTCTCCTCCTTTTGGGTGGATTTGCATCGCACGTCTGGCAGTATGGAGTCCCTAAATCTGTGTCACACCTGATGTCACAACTGGAGCTGCACTGGTTGGAAAGTTTCTGGATGCCTCAAGAGACATGCATATCTGACTGTAG GCTTACTCTTGTTGAGAGTGTCCCTGAGGGCCTCAGCTTCCCTTCCGGCTCGCCACACCTGCCGAGCATTTCAGACACTTGGATTCATCTGTTAAACAAAGCAAACCGCTCTGTCCACATCGGTGCTTTCTATTTCACTCTCCGTGATTCAGACCTAGGCCTTACGGAGCCCTCGTCAGTTCTG GGCAAAAAAGTGTTCGAACGACTAAAGCAACTGGAACCAAATGGAGTGAAGTTGAAGATTGCTGTAAACGCCCCTCAGTCATACATTGCAGACGCAGACGAACTGGTGGCAACAG GGGCTGAGGTCAGGGGAGTTGACCTGCAAAGCATCACTGGAGGCATTTTGCACACCAAACTATGGGTTGTGGATAAGAAACACATGTATTTAGGCAGCGCAAACATGGATTGGCGTTCACTTTCCCAG GTGAAAGAGGTTGGCGTGTCTGTGGAAGACTGCAGCTGTCTGGCACAGGACGCCTCACGGATATTTGACATGTACTGGGACATTGGAGCTCAGAAGAATGGCTCTCTACCTCCTTTCTGGCCGGGCCGTTTCTCCGCCCTCTCCAGTTCTAAGTACCCATTAGCTGTTAAATTCAACGGTGTCCCTGCACGTGTCTATTTGTCT AGTTCCCCTCCTCCTTTATCATCACATGGCCGTTCTGACGATCTCTCAAGCATCCTGTCAGTAATCGCTGATGCTGAGCGCTTCATCTATGTGTCTGTGATGGATTACCTTCCCATGTCTCAGTTCACCGAGCCCATTCG GTTTTGGCCTGTCATCGACTCGGCCCTGCGGGAGGCAGCTTGTACGAGAGGTGTCGAGGTGAAGCTGCTGGTCAGTTGTTGGAGTCATTCTCCTGGTGCCATGTTTGTTTTCCTCCAGTCTTTATCGGTCCTCAACAAGCCCCCTCTGAGCTGCAACATTCATGCT aaAGTTTTTGAGGTGCCGTCGACCCGAGAGCAGCAGAGGATCCCGTTTGCACGTGTCAACCATGCCAAGTACATGGTGACTGACCGAGTTGTTTACATTG GAACTTCCAACTGGTCTGAGAATTACTTCACCCAGACGGCCGGGGTTGGGCTTGTCGTGAATCAGACAGGTTCTGCAGTAGGGCAGGGCCAGCAAACCATTCAGAGCCAGATGCAGGAGGTTTTCCAGAGGGATTGGCATTCAGAATACGCTCAAACCCTCACTGATGTTCACGCGGAGCACTGCAGCGGAAAAAAGCTTACATAA